One region of Dissulfurirhabdus thermomarina genomic DNA includes:
- the dusB gene encoding tRNA dihydrouridine synthase DusB, producing MTADAPLPGLPPPLRVGPLSVSPPLILAPLAGVADFPFRRLARRFGAGLTVSEMIASQAVVRDHPRSRRMAATAREEYPLSVQLSGADPMVLAEAARRNRDLGAAILDINMGCPQKKIVKTGAGAALMRDERLAGRVVAAVAAAVDVPVTVKMRLGWDHAHVNAPRIARIAQEAGAAMVAVHGRTRSDMFAGRADWAAIRAVKAAVSIPVVANGDIRDAADAARCLAESGADALMIGRGALGRPWIFRHIARALSGSPAPWPSLEAQYRVVTAHLEALLEFYGEPVALWLARKHLAWYSRGLPGGARFRREVNAAPSVAAVRELAAVFYETLARSGPAPHRDEGRNPSRTRAERTAPTR from the coding sequence GTGACCGCTGACGCCCCCCTCCCGGGGCTCCCCCCGCCGCTCCGGGTCGGCCCCCTCTCCGTCTCGCCGCCCCTGATCCTCGCCCCCCTGGCGGGCGTGGCGGACTTCCCATTCCGGCGCCTGGCGCGCCGCTTCGGGGCCGGCCTCACGGTGAGCGAGATGATCGCCTCCCAGGCCGTGGTCCGCGATCACCCGCGCTCCCGGCGGATGGCGGCCACGGCGCGCGAGGAGTACCCGCTTTCGGTCCAGCTTTCGGGGGCCGACCCGATGGTCCTCGCCGAGGCCGCACGCCGGAACCGCGACCTTGGGGCCGCCATCCTGGACATCAACATGGGCTGCCCCCAGAAGAAGATCGTGAAGACCGGGGCCGGGGCCGCCCTCATGCGGGACGAGCGCCTGGCGGGACGCGTGGTGGCGGCGGTGGCGGCGGCCGTGGACGTCCCGGTGACGGTGAAGATGCGCCTCGGGTGGGACCACGCCCACGTCAACGCCCCGAGGATCGCCCGGATCGCCCAGGAGGCCGGGGCCGCCATGGTGGCGGTCCACGGCCGGACCCGGAGCGACATGTTCGCCGGCCGGGCGGACTGGGCGGCCATCCGGGCGGTAAAGGCGGCCGTCTCCATCCCGGTGGTGGCCAACGGGGACATCCGGGATGCCGCGGACGCCGCCCGGTGCCTGGCCGAATCCGGCGCCGACGCCCTCATGATCGGCCGGGGGGCGCTGGGCCGGCCGTGGATCTTCCGGCACATCGCCCGGGCGCTTTCCGGCTCGCCCGCCCCCTGGCCCTCCCTGGAGGCCCAGTACCGGGTGGTGACGGCCCACCTGGAGGCACTTCTGGAATTCTACGGGGAGCCCGTGGCCCTCTGGCTGGCCCGAAAGCACCTGGCCTGGTACAGCCGGGGCCTTCCGGGCGGGGCCCGGTTCCGGAGGGAGGTGAACGCAGCCCCCTCCGTCGCGGCGGTTCGGGAGCTGGCGGCGGTCTTCTACGAAACGCTGGCCCGTTCCGGGCCGGCGCCGCACCGGGACGAGGGCCGGAATCCCTCCCGGACCAGGGCGGAGCGGACCGCCCCCACGAGGTAG
- a CDS encoding bifunctional folylpolyglutamate synthase/dihydrofolate synthase → MAARGTRGPDLAAALAYLDRFQFHGFRLGLERMEAVLDALGHPERAVPVVHVAGTNGKGSAAALITAILSAAGLRVGLYTSPHLHCLAERFRIGGRPIPEPELAERIHRIRRLVEAGCELSYFEATTAIAFDWFRDAAVDLAVVETGLGGRLDATNVVVPRVSVITGVGLDHRSYLGRTLAAIAREKAGIVKPGVPVVSGVRRAAARRVVHGRCRELAAPLSEPGRDFTVRRWSDLGFHYRGALWRLRRISLALRGAHQVRNAGLAVRACEILAAQGVPVTGAHVRAGCRRVSWPGRLEVLAGPIRVLLDGAHNPDGVRALRAALDAGREWPPPERRVLLWGCSDEGGDKDYAGMLALVAGAAGRVVVTEPPGPRRPVRVADWRGVSLPPGARLEVDWRRALDTAREELGPGDLLCVAGSLYLVGAVRSALVREGFRPSSRCGAGPERASVS, encoded by the coding sequence ATGGCGGCGCGCGGCACCCGCGGCCCGGACCTGGCGGCGGCCCTGGCCTACCTGGACCGGTTCCAGTTCCACGGCTTCCGGCTGGGGCTCGAACGGATGGAAGCGGTCCTCGATGCCCTGGGGCACCCGGAGCGGGCGGTCCCGGTGGTCCACGTGGCCGGGACCAACGGGAAGGGCTCCGCGGCCGCCCTGATCACCGCCATCCTCTCCGCCGCCGGGCTCCGGGTGGGACTCTACACCTCGCCTCACCTCCACTGCCTCGCCGAGCGGTTCCGGATCGGCGGCCGCCCGATTCCGGAACCGGAACTCGCGGAACGGATCCACCGGATCCGGCGCCTGGTGGAGGCCGGCTGCGAGCTCAGCTACTTCGAGGCCACCACGGCCATCGCCTTCGACTGGTTCCGGGACGCGGCGGTGGACCTCGCCGTGGTGGAGACGGGACTCGGGGGGCGCCTGGACGCCACCAACGTGGTGGTCCCCCGGGTGTCGGTGATCACCGGGGTGGGGCTCGATCACCGGAGCTACCTCGGGCGGACCCTGGCCGCCATCGCCCGGGAGAAGGCGGGGATCGTGAAGCCCGGCGTGCCCGTGGTGAGCGGCGTCCGCCGAGCGGCGGCGAGGCGGGTGGTCCACGGCCGGTGCCGGGAATTGGCCGCCCCGCTCTCGGAACCCGGCCGCGACTTCACCGTCCGGCGCTGGTCGGACCTCGGCTTCCATTACCGGGGGGCGCTCTGGCGGCTCCGCCGGATCTCTCTCGCCCTCCGGGGGGCGCACCAGGTCCGGAACGCAGGGCTGGCCGTCCGGGCCTGCGAGATCCTGGCCGCCCAGGGGGTGCCCGTGACCGGGGCGCACGTCCGGGCGGGATGTCGCCGGGTCTCCTGGCCCGGGCGCCTGGAGGTCCTCGCTGGGCCGATCCGGGTCCTCCTCGACGGGGCCCACAACCCGGACGGCGTCCGGGCCCTCCGGGCGGCCCTCGACGCGGGCCGGGAGTGGCCGCCGCCGGAGCGCCGGGTGCTGCTCTGGGGGTGTTCCGACGAGGGGGGCGACAAGGACTACGCCGGGATGCTGGCCCTCGTGGCCGGCGCCGCGGGCCGGGTGGTGGTCACCGAGCCGCCGGGGCCGAGGCGCCCGGTCCGGGTGGCCGACTGGCGCGGGGTTTCCCTCCCGCCAGGGGCCCGCCTCGAGGTCGACTGGCGCCGGGCCCTCGATACCGCCCGGGAGGAGTTGGGACCGGGGGACCTCCTGTGCGTGGCCGGAAGCCTCTACCTCGTGGGGGCGGTCCGCTCCGCCCTGGTCCGGGAGGGATTCCGGCCCTCGTCCCGGTGCGGCGCCGGCCCGGAACGGGCCAGCGTTTCGTAG
- a CDS encoding ATP-dependent helicase, which translates to MNPQQREAVETLDGPVLVIAGAGSGKTRTLVHRVARLVARGTEPEAILLLTFTRKAASAMLERAARLVGPACARVAGGTFHAFAHRMLRVHAPLAGYPVSFTILDRADTAGLLRQLAGELGLGGSGSRFPKKATVAAIFSRAANTGGDVTAVLERDWPHLLAEAEGLRRLYEAYTAYKRAHGLMDYDDLLLRWCDVLEAHPEVREAMGRRFRYLMVDEYQDTNAVQARILRLVACGHDNVMAVGDDAQSIYAFRGANFRNILDFPKLFPGTRIVKLERNYRTTQPNLDCTNAIIAHAREKFTKHLVADRPGGRRPVCFTALDELDQARFVADRVASYHARGVALAEMAVLFRAGFHSFQLEAELNTRGIPFTKRGGLRLVEAAHIKDVLGVLRLLVNPYDRVAWNRVLQLLPGVGPKGADRVFAAVVGAPDPFALLEEWPGRARWTPQVRRLGAYLRRLQGADLALPAVLERIEAWYRPYLERRFLEDHPRRSQDLAQLRGMAGRYEDAVTLLAEVALDPPEPDESAGEGDRLVLSTIHSAKGLEWRVVFVIHLAEGRFPAPSAEGRPEDLEEERRLFYVATTRARDDLYLCRPAMLNFSGAGLLPARPSRFLEEIPADLLEQVAPASPRAGVAVPAAAPREAAPPPGTGAFPPGARVRHTIFGPGRVLEVLGPEKLRVHFDVSGEKVLNLQYARLQRLGG; encoded by the coding sequence TGGTGGGTCCCGCCTGCGCCCGGGTGGCCGGCGGGACCTTCCATGCCTTCGCCCACCGGATGCTCCGGGTGCACGCGCCGCTGGCCGGCTACCCCGTCTCCTTCACCATCCTCGACCGGGCCGACACCGCCGGCCTCCTGCGCCAGCTGGCGGGGGAACTCGGCCTCGGCGGTTCGGGGAGCCGGTTCCCCAAGAAGGCCACCGTGGCGGCCATCTTCAGCCGGGCCGCCAACACCGGCGGCGACGTCACGGCGGTCCTCGAGCGGGATTGGCCGCACCTTTTGGCCGAGGCCGAGGGGCTCCGGCGCCTCTACGAGGCCTACACGGCCTACAAGCGGGCCCACGGGCTCATGGACTACGACGACCTGCTGCTTCGGTGGTGCGACGTCCTCGAGGCCCATCCCGAGGTCCGGGAGGCCATGGGCCGGCGCTTCCGCTACCTCATGGTGGACGAGTACCAGGACACCAACGCCGTGCAGGCCCGGATCCTGCGCCTGGTGGCCTGCGGTCACGACAACGTCATGGCCGTGGGTGACGACGCCCAGTCCATCTATGCCTTCCGCGGGGCCAACTTCCGGAACATCCTGGACTTCCCGAAGCTCTTTCCCGGCACCCGGATCGTGAAGCTCGAGCGCAACTACCGGACCACCCAGCCGAACCTGGATTGCACCAACGCCATCATCGCCCACGCCCGGGAAAAATTCACCAAGCACCTCGTGGCCGACCGGCCGGGCGGCCGCCGCCCGGTCTGTTTCACCGCCCTCGACGAGCTGGACCAGGCCCGGTTCGTGGCCGACCGGGTCGCCTCGTACCACGCCCGGGGGGTGGCGCTGGCCGAGATGGCGGTCCTCTTCCGGGCGGGATTCCATTCCTTCCAGCTCGAGGCGGAGCTCAACACCCGGGGCATCCCCTTCACCAAGCGGGGGGGGCTCCGCCTCGTCGAGGCGGCCCACATCAAGGACGTCCTGGGGGTGCTTCGGCTCCTGGTGAACCCCTACGACCGGGTGGCCTGGAACCGGGTCCTCCAGCTCCTGCCGGGGGTCGGTCCCAAGGGGGCGGACCGGGTCTTCGCCGCCGTGGTGGGGGCGCCGGATCCCTTCGCCCTCCTGGAGGAATGGCCCGGCCGGGCGCGGTGGACCCCGCAGGTGCGCCGCCTCGGGGCCTATCTCCGCCGCCTCCAGGGGGCGGACTTGGCGCTCCCCGCCGTGCTCGAAAGGATCGAGGCCTGGTACCGGCCCTATCTCGAGCGGCGGTTCCTCGAGGACCATCCCCGCCGCAGCCAGGACCTGGCGCAGCTCAGAGGCATGGCCGGCCGTTACGAAGACGCGGTGACGCTGCTCGCCGAGGTGGCCCTGGATCCGCCGGAGCCGGACGAGTCGGCGGGGGAGGGCGACCGCCTCGTCCTCTCCACCATCCACTCGGCCAAGGGGCTCGAGTGGCGGGTGGTCTTCGTGATCCACCTGGCCGAGGGTCGATTCCCGGCACCCTCGGCGGAAGGCCGCCCGGAGGACCTCGAGGAGGAGCGGCGGCTCTTCTATGTGGCCACCACCCGGGCCCGGGACGACCTCTACCTCTGCCGGCCCGCCATGTTGAACTTCAGCGGCGCGGGGCTTCTCCCGGCCCGGCCGTCGCGGTTCCTCGAGGAGATCCCGGCGGATCTCCTCGAGCAGGTGGCGCCGGCGTCGCCCCGGGCGGGCGTCGCGGTGCCGGCCGCCGCCCCCCGGGAGGCGGCCCCGCCGCCCGGCACCGGGGCCTTTCCCCCGGGGGCCCGGGTGCGGCACACCATCTTCGGGCCGGGGCGGGTGCTCGAGGTCCTGGGTCCCGAGAAGCTCCGGGTGCACTTCGACGTCTCGGGGGAGAAGGTCCTGAACCTCCAGTACGCCCGCCTCCAGCGGCTCGGCGGGTAG